TGGATTGCGGCAGGCCTCCCGGCCGCTGCTTCAGTCAGTTATGCGATGCTCAAGGGGCGCCCAGCCGCGGAGTCTGGCGATGGGCACCTCGTGGTGGTTCGGGGCTTTACCCGCGACGGTGCGGTCGAGGTGAACGATCCTGGAGTCCGTCGCGAGCGGGTGATGAGACGGGTGCCCCGGGCCGACTTTGAGCGGGCCTGGCGGCACTCGGGACGGACTGTCTACCTGATCTGGCCGGACGGCCATCCGCTCCCGGCAGGACCGGGATTTCCCAATTAACCTGGCGCCACGAGGGTTTGGTAAGCCTCCTCGAGCCAGCGGACCTGTGGCGGCATGAGGTGACGCAGGTCAATCCGTCGGTAGGCCATCATCGCTCCCTCACGGTTTCCCCGTCGCAGGTTCACCTCGAAGCGCCCGAATTCCAGGACCGTGCGGTTGGAGGGTGACAGCTCGCTCTTGGCCACCCGGTTCAGGATCCGCTCCGCATCGTCGAGACGACCATTCTGGATGAGCGCGAGGGCGTGGTTGAGATTGGCGCCGGGGTCGTTCGGGGACGCGGTCAGGCGGCGGAGGGTCAGCTCGATCGCCAGTGGGGCGTTCGTCCGCTGAATCAGCAGGCACGCGGCGTAGTTGTTGATGAACACCGGATTGTTGGTCGCCAGCGAATACCCCCGTTCGGCGGCGCTGTGCATCAGGTCGAACTGGCGGGCATCATGGGCTGCGACGACCACCTGCAGCCAATAGGCCGCACGGTCTGAAAAATCAGACTCCAGGCGTTTCAGAAGTCGCGCCGCGTGGTCTGGGAATCCCGAATGCTGCAGGCCGGTCGCCATTCGAAACGCCGTCAGCGGGTCCGCCGGTGGATGCTCCACCGCCTGGTCCATGGCCGTCCGGGCGGTGTCCTCACGCCCCAGCTTGAGTTCGGCAAGGCCTTCCCAGAACCAGGTGAGACCGGCCTGGGCAATGGGAACCCGGTTGGACGTGCGGACCCGGACTGCGAGGGAACGGAGTTCGAACCACAGTTCCTGATGGACGTATAAATCTCCAAGGCGCTGCCAGACCTCCTGGCTGAAATTGAATACGGGCAGCTGGTTCTCGAGGAATTCGATGGCGGTGTCGCGGAGTCCCAGGGCTTGCAGGGCGTCGGCAAGGGCTCCGGCGTCGGACGGAGTTTCCGGGGGCGTGGCGTAGGCTCCCGCAAGCTCGACGGCACGGTCGCGGCGACCGGTCCGCGTCAGCAGTCTCCAGTAGCCCAGGTGGTCTGCGAGGCGGTCCTGTTGGGAATCCACCAATCCATCCAAAGCGGACTCATAGGCACGAAGGTCCGATCGGGAGGCGGCGACGGCGAGATTCAACTGACGGGCAAGGGTCGCGGTCGCTGGATTGGTCATCGCCGACTCGAGGGCCGCCAATGCGGGCACCAAGCCGGCGGGCGGTCCCCAGCCGGCCTGCCATGCGGTCAGGTACAGTCCGAGGTCCCGGTCGCCGGCGATGCTGTTGCTGTACTTCGGCCACAAGGATCCGAACCGGTCCATGGCCTGCAGGTGAAACAGCGATTTCAAATAGGCTCTTGCCTGGTCCGGACTCAACTGCGTCTCCGAGGACTGCAGCAGTCCCATGACGTAGTTGTCCTGTCCCAGACGGGACAGCACCTGCGCTGCGAGATTCAGGTCGGATTCATTGGTGCCGGCGAGCCGCAACAGGAAGAAGGCGTTGCCGAGCCCGAGGTTGAGGTAGCGCGGTGGTGGTTGCCTGGGGCCGAGCAGCGTCTTGAGAAGTCCGCGGCGCAGCTCGGGGTCTCCAGGATCATTGGCAATCGCCCCCTGCCAGGCCAGCACCGCCTCCGGAAGCCTTCCGGCCTCCGACTCCCGGCGCGCCGTCCGCGCCAGGGACAGCGCCTGGACCTTGTCGAGTGCGGACATCCGGACGTCCGGACGGAACCCTTTCGGCGTGGACCGGAAGAGCTTCAGCAGCATCAGGACGCCCAAGGCCATCAAGACACCCATCACCACGAAGACCGTCTTGGATCCGGTTGGAAGCCGGGTGACGTCCACGTAACGGGATTTCGAGCGTTTGGGGCGGGAATCCATGGGGTTCTTTTCAGGGCAATGCCGAAGCGGCGGCCCGGGATCCATTGGGGCGGGATTCGGATGGCGTGACGTGCAGCAACGTCGTGCCGGGAGCTGCCTCCAAGGCCAGGGCGGGAAGCGCGGCGGCGATCAACACCGAATCCCCAGGACCGAGCTCCGGCGCGTCCAGCGGGTGGAGGCATCGGAGGCGTCCGCCGGCCACGAGGATCACGGCGCATTCTCCGGGTTGGCGGCCATCTGTCGTCTTCGTCGCCCCGTCGAACCGCCACTCGTCAATGCGAAACACGTCGTGGCGCGCCAGGGCTCGTCGTGAGGCACCGTTGCGGGAAACCCAAGGGGCCTGGACCAGACCCGGGGCGACGTCCGAGAAGTCCACGGACTCCAGGGACGGGCCGATGTGCAATTCGCGGGGGCGACCATCCAGCCCGGGCCGGTTCCAGTCGAACACCCGGTAGGTCGTGTCGGAATTCTGCTGGATCTCGAACACCACATTGCCGGCTCCGAGGGCGTGGACGCGTCCGCTCGGGACGAACATGGCGTCACCGGCGCGCGGGGACTCCACGTGAAAACATCCGGCCACCGAACCGTCGCGGATCCGTTGTTCGAACTCCTGCCGGCTGACCCCCGGATTCAGTCCGGCGTAGATCCTGGCGCCGGGCCGGGTGGCGGCGAAATACCACAGCTCCGTCTTGGGTTCGCCGCGCAGTTCGCCGGCGCGGTGGGGCGGGGGATGCACCTGCAGGGAAAGATCGTCCCGCGCATCCAGGATCTTGATGAGCCACGGAAACCGCTCCCCGGAGTCCACCGGCCGGCCCAGAACGGCTTCCCCGTGCTGGTCCATCAGCCAGCGCAGATCGCGTCCGGCCCATGGTCCGTTGGCGATCACGGAGACGCCCTCCGCTCGGTCGGAGAGTTCCCACGATTCGCCGATGGGCACGTCTTCCGGCAGCGAACGCCCGAAGAGTTCGGCGATCCGGCGTCCACCCCAGACGCGCTCCTTGAACAGGGGGCGGAAGGTGAGCGGATAGACGTTCACGCGGCTTTCGAGGCCGGCTCCGAGACGTGGCCGAACGCCCGGAATTTTCGATAGCGGGCCTGGAGACGTTCGGCCACCGGCATGGCGGTCAGCGCCGCGAGATGGCGCAGCAGGGATTCCTTGAGCTGGGCGGCCGCTGCCGCAGGGTCGTTGTGTGCGCCGCCCAACGGCTCGGGCACGACGTCGTCCACAAGGCCCAGTTGGCGCAGGTCGGACGCGGTGATCCGGAGGGCGGCGGCGGCTTCGGGTGACGCGGCCCGGTTCTTCCAGAGGATCGCGGCGCAGCCCTCGGGGCTGATCACGGAATAGTAGGCGTTCTCGAGGAGGATGACACGGTCGCCCACGCCGATGCCCAAGGCCCCCCCGGATCCGCCCTCGCCGATGACCACGGCGATGATGGGCACTTCCAGAAGCATCATCTCCCGGAGGTTCACCGCGATGGCCTCTCCGATGTGGCGCTCCTCCGAGCCGATCCCGGGATAGGCGCCCGCGGTGTCAATGAGCGTGATGATGGGCAGGCCGAACTTGTCGGCGAGGCGCATCAGCCGGAGTGCCTTGCGGTACCCTTCGGGATGGGCCGAACCAAAGTTGCGCAGGATGTTTTCCTTGGTGTCCCGGCCCTTCTGGGTGCCGATCACCACGACGCGGTGCTCGCCGAGCCTGGCGAAGCCTCCGACAAAGGCCCGGTCGTCGCCGAACATCCGGTCCCCGTGCAGCTCCTCGAACCCGGAAAATGTCATCCGCAGGTAATCCTGTGTGTAGGGCCGTTTGGGATGACGTGCGAGCTGCACCCGCTGCCACGGGGTGAGGTTGGAGAAGATCTGGCGGCGGGCCTCTTCGATCTTTCGCTCCAGGAGCAGGATCTCCTCCTCCCATTGGATCCCCATGGAATGCGATTCCGGATGCTGCTTCAGCTCCTCCAGTTTCCGCTGGAGCTCCGCGATGGGCTTTTCGAAATCGAGGTGGTGCTTCATCCCGGATTGTCGAGGGCTCGGTTCACGAAACGACGCTACGGAAGCCCCTGCCGGCAGGCAACGGACAAGTGGGGAACGCCGCGCCCTGGTGCGCATCCGTACGCCCCCGGCGCAGGCCCCCGGAAACTCCCGGGCAGGCGTCCGGATGGGGTTCCCGGCCCGCGCAGGTGCCGTCCCATGGGAACCGGTCTGCCCGCGCGCTGCAGATCGCCTGCCTCGGGGGCCTCAGGCCGGGGTGAGAGTGGCCCCGGCAAGGGTTTTGAGGGCGACGCGGTCCACCTTGCCGGTGGCGTTGAGCGGCATTTCGTCGAGGAAGACGATCTCGCTGGGGGACTTGTAGCCGACGCGGGCGCGGGAGTATTGCATCAACTCGGTGGCGGTGGGTCGCGGAGCGTCCGGCTTCAAGGTGACGTACGCGCGGACGTTTTCACCGTGCACGAGATCGTGGATGCCGATGACGCCGGCAGACTCAATCGCCGGATGTTCCAGGAGCGAATCCTCAACTTCCTGCGGGGAGATGTTCGATCCGTCGTGGATGATGATCTGCTTCTTGCGGCCCCGGAACCAGAGGTAGCCGTCGGCATCGGCGGCGACCATGTCACCGGTGTCGAGCCAGCCGTCAACGATTGTTGCCGCGGTGGCGTCCGGACGATTCCAGTAGCCGATGGTGTTTGCGCGGGAACGGATCCAAAGTTTCCCGGCTGCGCCCGCGGGGACTTCGTTTCCGGCGTCGTCGCGGATCGAGGCGTCGTAGCCGGCGCAGAGCCGGCCAATCGAGCCGATCTTGTTGGTGCCGCCGGGCGGATTGGTGGCCGCGGTGCCGGTCTCGGTCATGCCGTAGACCTCGGCGATCGGAAACCCGGCAAGGTCGGTGAATTCGCGCTCCAGTTCGCCGGACACCTTGTCGCCGCCGGCGACGCACATGCGGATGGATCGGAAATCGTCGCGTGCCGCGTGGTGATCGCGCACCAGTCCGAAGAGCGGGGCGGGAAGCATGCAGAGCAGCGTGGGCCGGGTGCTGCGGAGCAGCGACAGGAGTTCGGGGCCGTCGAAGGTGCGCGCAAGGTCCACGCGGACACCGGATCCGAAGCTGGCGAAGGTGAAGGAGGTGGCGGCGATGTGGGAGGCGCTGGTGGCGGGAAAGAAGATGTCGCCGGCAGTGAGTGCCAGACCGGCGGCGGAAGCGGCGGCCATCCACCCGAAGGTTTCGTGGGTGTGCGTGACGCCCTTTGGCCTTCCGGTGCTGCCGGAGGTGAAGAAGATGAAGACGGGATCGGAGGCGGCGGGCCTGGGAAAGGTGACGGCGGGCGGTTCGGTGTGGAGCAGCGTTTCGAGGGTTCGGTCGCGGTCGTCCGCGGCCTCGA
The genomic region above belongs to Verrucomicrobiia bacterium and contains:
- a CDS encoding tetratricopeptide repeat protein, which translates into the protein MDSRPKRSKSRYVDVTRLPTGSKTVFVVMGVLMALGVLMLLKLFRSTPKGFRPDVRMSALDKVQALSLARTARRESEAGRLPEAVLAWQGAIANDPGDPELRRGLLKTLLGPRQPPPRYLNLGLGNAFFLLRLAGTNESDLNLAAQVLSRLGQDNYVMGLLQSSETQLSPDQARAYLKSLFHLQAMDRFGSLWPKYSNSIAGDRDLGLYLTAWQAGWGPPAGLVPALAALESAMTNPATATLARQLNLAVAASRSDLRAYESALDGLVDSQQDRLADHLGYWRLLTRTGRRDRAVELAGAYATPPETPSDAGALADALQALGLRDTAIEFLENQLPVFNFSQEVWQRLGDLYVHQELWFELRSLAVRVRTSNRVPIAQAGLTWFWEGLAELKLGREDTARTAMDQAVEHPPADPLTAFRMATGLQHSGFPDHAARLLKRLESDFSDRAAYWLQVVVAAHDARQFDLMHSAAERGYSLATNNPVFINNYAACLLIQRTNAPLAIELTLRRLTASPNDPGANLNHALALIQNGRLDDAERILNRVAKSELSPSNRTVLEFGRFEVNLRRGNREGAMMAYRRIDLRHLMPPQVRWLEEAYQTLVAPG
- a CDS encoding class I mannose-6-phosphate isomerase yields the protein MNVYPLTFRPLFKERVWGGRRIAELFGRSLPEDVPIGESWELSDRAEGVSVIANGPWAGRDLRWLMDQHGEAVLGRPVDSGERFPWLIKILDARDDLSLQVHPPPHRAGELRGEPKTELWYFAATRPGARIYAGLNPGVSRQEFEQRIRDGSVAGCFHVESPRAGDAMFVPSGRVHALGAGNVVFEIQQNSDTTYRVFDWNRPGLDGRPRELHIGPSLESVDFSDVAPGLVQAPWVSRNGASRRALARHDVFRIDEWRFDGATKTTDGRQPGECAVILVAGGRLRCLHPLDAPELGPGDSVLIAAALPALALEAAPGTTLLHVTPSESRPNGSRAAASALP
- a CDS encoding acetyl-CoA carboxylase carboxyltransferase subunit alpha; the encoded protein is MKHHLDFEKPIAELQRKLEELKQHPESHSMGIQWEEEILLLERKIEEARRQIFSNLTPWQRVQLARHPKRPYTQDYLRMTFSGFEELHGDRMFGDDRAFVGGFARLGEHRVVVIGTQKGRDTKENILRNFGSAHPEGYRKALRLMRLADKFGLPIITLIDTAGAYPGIGSEERHIGEAIAVNLREMMLLEVPIIAVVIGEGGSGGALGIGVGDRVILLENAYYSVISPEGCAAILWKNRAASPEAAAALRITASDLRQLGLVDDVVPEPLGGAHNDPAAAAAQLKESLLRHLAALTAMPVAERLQARYRKFRAFGHVSEPASKAA
- a CDS encoding acyl--CoA ligase, which produces MPLSGPPLERPFVLTDILAAGLAGKPDDLALVTNESRWTWRELDAAAHRLAAHYLALGLQPGDRIASLLPNRGALVVHYLACFRAALVAVPLNYRYQAPEMDHALEVSSAALLVAHAEREADLTQSTLAGRLPLGRVWLEAADDRDRTLETLLHTEPPAVTFPRPAASDPVFIFFTSGSTGRPKGVTHTHETFGWMAAASAAGLALTAGDIFFPATSASHIAATSFTFASFGSGVRVDLARTFDGPELLSLLRSTRPTLLCMLPAPLFGLVRDHHAARDDFRSIRMCVAGGDKVSGELEREFTDLAGFPIAEVYGMTETGTAATNPPGGTNKIGSIGRLCAGYDASIRDDAGNEVPAGAAGKLWIRSRANTIGYWNRPDATAATIVDGWLDTGDMVAADADGYLWFRGRKKQIIIHDGSNISPQEVEDSLLEHPAIESAGVIGIHDLVHGENVRAYVTLKPDAPRPTATELMQYSRARVGYKSPSEIVFLDEMPLNATGKVDRVALKTLAGATLTPA